Proteins from a single region of Echeneis naucrates chromosome 2, fEcheNa1.1, whole genome shotgun sequence:
- the LOC115050637 gene encoding gamma-crystallin S-like produces MSRLKQETGSVNIRYSLTPQIIFFEDKNYQGRRYECDGDSTDLHSHLSRCNSARVDDGTWVIYERPNFSGYQYVLTRGEYPDYHSWAGFNDRVSSCKRIHFAAGEPYKIQLYGKGDFGGQVFEVTEDCPSVLEKFHWRQIHSCRVVGGWWVFYEHHNYKGRQYLLEKGEYRKSVDWGAICPTVQSFKRLIE; encoded by the exons ATGAGCAGG CTTAAAcaagagacaggaagtgtcaaCATCAGATACTCGCTCACTCCCCAGATCATCTTCTTTGAGGATAAGAACTACCAGGGCCGCAGATATGAGTGTGATGGCGACAGCACGGACCTCCACTCACACCTGAGCCGTTGTAACTCCGCCCGTGTGGACGATGGGACCTGGGTCATCTACGAGAGACCAAACTTCTCAGGTTACCAGTATGTCCTGACCAGAGGCGAGTACCCGGACTACCACAGCTGGGCCGGCTTCAACGACAGAGTCAGCTCCTGCAAGAGGATCCACTTT GCCGCTGGAGAGCCTTACAAGATCCAGCTCTATGGTAAAGGAGACTTTGGAGGCCAGGTGTTCGAGGTGACCGAGGACTGTCCGTCTGTGCTGGAGAAGTTCCACTGGAGGCAGATTCACTCCTGCAGGGTGGTGGGAGGCTGGTGGGTCTTCTACGAGCACCACAACTACAAGGGACGCCAGTATCTGCTGGAGAAGGGCGAGTACCGCAAGTCGGTGGACTGGGGTGCCATCTGTCCCACCGTCCAGTCTTTTAAGAGGCTGATTGAGTAG
- the LOC115050644 gene encoding potassium voltage-gated channel subfamily H member 3-like yields MPVMRGLIAPQNTFLDTIATRFDGTHSNFVLGNAQVQSLYPIVYCSDGFCELTGFARGELMQKSCMCHFLYGSETSDRLTSQMQKALDERREFKTEIILYKKSGSKFWCLLDIVPIKNEKSEVVLFLVSQKDITENKDLDHGNEFDTDEETGLEIHQVSRPPGFSTERRRSRAVLYQLSGHLQKQDKSKSKLKINNNVFGANANPVPEYKVADVQKSRLILLHYGAFKAGWDWLILLATFYVAVTVPYNVCFTAVEIREDGGSAARNPPSVSDILVEILFIIDIVLNFRTTYVSTSGQVVYDARSICIHYVTSWLFVDLIAALPFDLLYAFNISVNFGVHLLKTVRLLRLLRLLQKLDRYSQYSAVVLTLLMSTFALLAHWMACVWYFIGRNEIESNSPASWDIGWLHELAKRLGTPYFLAPLTSLLGVSDSPEGSMTAGLTNYSQLNGSGLETLNRAAFLGSGLWNSSRTGLRTPNVSATTLSGGPSVRSSYVTSLYFALSSLTSVGFGNVSANTDSEKIFSICTMLIGALMHAVVFGNVTAIIQRMYSRRSLYHTRTKDLKDFIRVHRLPKALEQRMMECFQTTWSVNNGIDVSELLKDFPDELRADIAMHLNKELLQLPLFESASRGCLRSLSLIIKTSFCAPGEFLIRQGDALQAIYFVCSGSMEVLKDNTVLAILGRGDLIGCDCLTQEEVIKTNACVKALTYCDLQYISLKGLREVLCLYPDYAQKFITEIQHDLTYNLREGHNTEADCESNGGIIKKLPSIKEDEEGSGSEGEHSPLPKMPTLGRLGRGLRSPLRSPLRSPLLPPRPFRPAGNHARPASLQIPVVSFSCLQSDLSPRFVDGIETDNHGSVAQKFEFSPSATQRFFPSPDSATSGAHDDADNMQTIAKLKHEMSVLSRQVTAVSQELQEMTRLLKPLFHNTAVSLTPSILLSQSESQSRFMAPSYLHSLSHPTLRPSSMASHPREPLLNLQEMEWGEHTAQLSFINEDQPSA; encoded by the exons acaGTAACTTTGTTCTGGGGAACGCCCAGGTCCAGTCCCTCTATCCCATCGTCTACTGCTCTGATGGCTTCTGTGAACTGACCGGCTTCGCCCGTGGCGAGCTGATGCAGAAGAGCTGCATGTGTCACTTCCTGTACGGCAGCGAGACCAGCGACCGCCTCACCTCGCAGATGCAGAAGGCTCTGGATGAACGTCGAGAGTTCAAGACGGAGATCATTCTGTACAAGAAGAGCG gGTCCAAGTTCTGGTGTCTGCTGGACATTGTGCCCATAAAGAATGAGAAGAGCGAGGTGGTTCTGTTTCTGGTCTCCCAAAAGGACATCACAGAAAATAAGGATCTGGACCACGGAAATGAATTTGACACCG ATGAGGAAACAGGCCTGGAGATCCACCAAGTCAGCCGCCCTCCAGGCTTCAGCACGGAGCGCCGCCGCAGCCGGGCCGTCCTCTACCAGCTGTCTGGACACCTACAGAAACAGGACAAGTCCAAGAGCAAGCTCAAGATCAACAAT AATGTCTTTGGAGCCAACGCTAACCCGGTCCCAGAGTACAAGGTGGCAGACGTTCAGAAGTCCCgcctcatcctcctccactaCGGTGCTTTCAAGGCCGGCTGGGACTGGCTGATCTTGCTGGCCACTTTCTACGTAGCGGTTACTGTCCCCTATAATGTCTGCTTCACGGCTGTGGAGATACGAGAGGATGGCGGGTCGGCAGCACGAAACCCTCCCAGCGTCAGCGACATCTTGGTGGAGATCCTCTTCATCATCG ATATCGTGCTGAACTTTCGGACCACCTACGTGAGCACGTCCGGTCAGGTCGTGTACGACGCTCGCTCCATCTGCATCCACTACGTCACATCCTGGCTGTTCGTGGATCTGATCGCCGCCTTGCCCTTTGACCTGCTCTACGCCTTCAATATCAGCGTG AATTTCGGGGTCCACCTGCTGAAGACGGTGCGCCTCCTGCGTCTCTTGCGCCTCCTGCAGAAGCTGGACCGTTACTCCCAGTACAGCGCCGTGGTCCTCACGCTGCTCATGTCCACGTTCGCCCTGCTGGCCCACTGGATGGCCTGCGTCTGGTACTTCATCGGCCGCAATGAGATCGAAAGCAACAGCCCCGCCTCCTGGGACATAG GCTGGCTCCATGAACTTGCCAAGCGCTTGGGAACGCCGTACTTCCTGGCTCCACTGACCTCCCTGTTGGGCGTCTCCGATTCGCCTGAAGGCAGCATGACAGCAGGACTGACCAATTACAGCCAGTTGAACGGCTCGGGGTTGGAGACGCTGAACAGGGCGGCTTTTCTGGGCTCGGGCCTGTGGAACAGCAGCAGGACCGGACTGAGGACACCGAACGTCTCTGCGACGACGCTGAGCGGTGGTCCGTCTGTCCGGAGCTCCTATGTCACATCACTGTACTTCGCTCTGAGCAGTCTGACCAGCGTCGGCTTCGGCAACGTGTCAGCAAACACAGACTCTGAGAAGATCTTCTCCATCTGCACCATGCTGATCGGAG CATTAATGCATGCTGTGGTGTTCGGTAACGTGACTGCCATCATCCAGAGGATGTACTCACGCCGCTCCCTCTACCACACCCGCACCAAGGACCTGAAGGACTTCATCCGGGTGCACCGGCTGCCCAAGGCTCTTGAGCAACGGATGATGGAGTGCTTCCAGACGACCTGGTCAGTCAACAACGGTATCGACGTCAGCGAG CTGCTGAAGGACTTTCCAGATGAGCTGAGGGCCGACATCGCCATGCACCTGaacaaggagctgctgcagctgccgcTCTTCGAATCAGCCAGCAGAGGCTGTCTgcgctccctctccctcatcATCAAGACCTCCTTCTGTGCTCCGGGGGAGTTCCTCATCCGCCAGGGAGACGCCCTCCAGGCTATCTACTTCGTATGCTCGGGCTCCATGGAGGTCCTGAAGGACAACACCGTGCTGGCCATTctgg GTCGGGGCGACCTGATTGGCTGTGACTGTCTGACCCAGGAGGAGGTGATTAAGACAAACGCCTGCGTGAAGGCCTTAACCTACTGCGACCTGCAGTACATCAGCCTCAAAGGCCTCCGCGAGGTGCTCTGCCTCTATCCTGACTACGCTCAGAAGTTCATCACCGAGATCCAGCACGACCTGACGTACAACCTCCGAGAGGGACACAACACTGAG GCAGACTGCGAGAGCAACGGAGGGATCATAAAGAAGCTTCCCTCCAtcaaggaggatgaggagggctCAGGATCCGAGGGGGAACACTCCCCTCTCCCAAAGATGCCAACCCTCGGAAGGCTGGGCCGAGGCCTGCGCTCCCCCCTGCGCTCCCCTCTACGTTCCCCGCTGCTTCCGCCGAGACCCTTCAGACCGGCGGGCAACCACGCTCGGCCCGCCAGCCTGCAGATCCCCGTGGTGAGCTTCAGCTGCCTGCAGTCGGATCTCAGCCCCCG gtTTGTGGATGGCATTGAGACAGATAATCACGGCTCTGTGGCTCAGAAGTTTGAATTTTCTCCCAGTGCAACTCAGAGATTCTTCCCCAGCCCTGACTCAGCTACCTCAG gGGCCCACGATGATGCTGACAACATGCAGACGATTGCTAAACTGAAACACGAG aTGAGCGTCCTTTCCCGTCAGGTGACCGCTGTGAgtcaggagctgcaggaaatgACACGTCTCCTCAAACCTCTCTTCCACAACACCGCCGTGTCACTGACCCCGAGCATT CTCCTGTCCCAGTCTGAGTCCCAGTCCCGGTTCATGGCTCCGTCTTATCTCCATTCCCTCTCCCACCCGACGCTCCGGCCCTCCAGCATGGCATCACACCCCCGAGAGCCCCTCCTGAACCTGCAGGAGATGGAGTGGGGAGAGCACACCGCCCAGCTCAGTTTCATCAACGAGGACCAGCCGTCAGCATGA